The following proteins are encoded in a genomic region of Reichenbachiella sp.:
- a CDS encoding biopolymer transporter ExbD, translating into MNLGSKHKIETSFSMSSMTDVIFLLLIFFMLTSSFITPSGLPVNLPTSKSSNIVMQKISVTITPDLKYFVNDTEVSLSRLEHTLQTELKDKEGVVVLHCDKSVPVEHLVNVASIATKLEAKISLATKPD; encoded by the coding sequence ATGAATTTAGGATCAAAACATAAAATTGAGACATCATTTTCTATGTCCTCTATGACAGATGTAATCTTTCTGTTATTGATATTTTTCATGCTGACATCATCATTTATCACGCCTTCAGGGTTGCCAGTGAATCTACCTACGAGCAAAAGTTCCAATATTGTGATGCAAAAGATCAGCGTAACGATTACACCTGATCTGAAGTATTTTGTGAATGATACAGAGGTGTCACTCAGTCGATTGGAACACACCTTGCAAACGGAATTGAAGGATAAAGAAGGTGTGGTGGTTTTACATTGTGATAAGTCAGTGCCAGTTGAACACTTAGTGAATGTGGCTAGCATTGCCACTAAACTCGAAGCAAAAATATCTTTGGCCACTAAACCAGATTGA
- a CDS encoding MotA/TolQ/ExbB proton channel family protein, whose product MILASLPQEMPVEEVIEQVSVLDLLLKGGYMMVPILLLSLVGIYVFVERLLTIKDAAKTPEAFMPNIKQMVLEGKIAEALELCRSTATPIARMIEKGIARIGSPLKSIEASIENVGKIEIYKLEKNLSLLATISGAAPMIGFLGTVTGMIQAFISIAQEEGAVSPKLLSSGIYEAMVTTAAGLFVGILTYLAYNYLVTRVGKLIHGMEYTSIDFIDLLQEPQK is encoded by the coding sequence ATGATTTTGGCCTCTCTACCGCAAGAGATGCCAGTAGAAGAAGTTATTGAACAGGTGTCAGTGTTAGATCTGTTGTTGAAGGGTGGCTATATGATGGTGCCAATCTTGCTATTGTCTTTGGTCGGAATCTATGTTTTTGTCGAACGATTGTTGACAATTAAGGATGCCGCCAAAACCCCAGAAGCATTTATGCCGAACATTAAGCAAATGGTTTTGGAAGGAAAAATAGCTGAAGCCCTTGAATTGTGCCGATCTACAGCTACACCAATTGCAAGAATGATAGAAAAAGGGATAGCTAGGATAGGAAGCCCATTGAAGAGTATAGAAGCATCTATTGAGAATGTGGGTAAAATCGAAATTTATAAACTCGAAAAGAACTTGAGCCTTTTGGCCACCATTTCTGGTGCAGCACCCATGATTGGTTTCTTAGGCACTGTTACTGGTATGATACAAGCATTCATATCTATTGCCCAAGAGGAAGGAGCTGTCAGTCCCAAGTTGCTTTCTAGCGGTATTTATGAGGCGATGGTGACAACTGCTGCGGGTTTATTTGTTGGGATTTTAACATACTTGGCTTACAATTATTTAGTTACTAGAGTAGGTAAGCTGATTCATGGCATGGAATATACCTCTATCGATTTTATAGATCTTTTACAAGAGCCTCAGAAATAA
- a CDS encoding SPOR domain-containing protein, with protein MADDKLNEGSEEENKSNQSDEDFGLPDLEFDELQELDFNLDDSAEEETESEETTLPEPEGIDMSVLDDIDVPESSDDSPGLQPGDLDPPEGSVLDEGIEEVEDVLDSAQLISDRLGDDEEDPLSPDFSADINYDDLMGGDDSADAPKEEASSIEDMGLDLVADDSEDSDDLLANIDSPDQLAALGILDEEESSESSESSDTEESSYDDFGTESAGSSLFAADSAEEEGSIFATDSMSFEDEKPEFEEADTPSLPPNYKPYSYEESSGGFAKVIIIGVLIISVIGGAFYYFSLDDGPKEVAKKEVPKKRVKKPAAKKPAPKEEATASTETAAESKPKAAAEKPVVSKPKPQAASAQPGEIIRVTERSSRSYVIIGSFIDEDLALDYASKLSSEGNGVKIIHPYGKSKRYRVSIADFSSYGDAASQLGGFKGQYGDEVWALQY; from the coding sequence ATGGCCGACGATAAACTCAACGAAGGTTCGGAAGAAGAAAACAAATCAAATCAGTCAGACGAGGATTTTGGTTTACCAGATTTGGAGTTTGATGAACTTCAAGAATTAGATTTCAACTTGGATGATTCAGCTGAAGAGGAAACCGAAAGTGAAGAAACAACACTTCCGGAGCCTGAGGGGATTGATATGAGTGTCCTTGATGATATTGACGTTCCAGAATCATCAGATGATTCTCCCGGTCTTCAACCAGGAGATTTGGATCCACCTGAAGGATCTGTGTTGGATGAGGGGATTGAGGAAGTCGAAGATGTTCTTGATAGTGCACAGTTGATTTCTGACCGTTTGGGTGATGATGAAGAAGACCCGTTGTCGCCAGATTTTAGCGCTGATATTAATTATGATGATCTCATGGGTGGAGATGACAGTGCTGATGCTCCTAAGGAAGAGGCTTCGTCTATCGAAGATATGGGCTTAGACTTGGTTGCGGATGATTCTGAAGACTCAGATGATTTATTGGCCAATATTGATAGCCCTGATCAGTTGGCTGCATTGGGCATCTTAGATGAAGAGGAATCATCTGAAAGTTCGGAATCTTCAGATACTGAAGAATCTTCTTATGATGATTTTGGGACGGAAAGTGCTGGCTCGTCACTTTTTGCTGCAGATTCTGCAGAAGAAGAGGGCTCTATTTTTGCTACGGACAGTATGTCTTTCGAGGATGAAAAGCCTGAGTTTGAAGAAGCTGATACACCATCACTTCCTCCAAATTACAAGCCTTACTCATATGAAGAATCATCTGGAGGATTTGCCAAAGTGATAATTATCGGGGTATTGATTATTTCAGTTATTGGGGGAGCTTTCTATTATTTCTCATTGGACGATGGTCCAAAGGAAGTTGCTAAGAAAGAAGTACCGAAAAAGAGAGTAAAGAAACCGGCGGCTAAAAAACCAGCACCGAAAGAAGAAGCTACGGCATCAACTGAAACCGCAGCTGAATCTAAACCAAAAGCAGCTGCTGAAAAGCCAGTGGTTTCTAAACCAAAGCCTCAAGCAGCTTCTGCTCAGCCAGGTGAGATCATAAGAGTGACAGAACGTAGTTCTAGGTCTTATGTGATTATAGGCAGTTTTATCGATGAAGACTTGGCATTGGACTACGCTTCTAAATTAAGTAGTGAAGGGAATGGTGTCAAAATCATTCATCCATATGGTAAGTCCAAGAGGTATAGAGTTTCAATCGCTGACTTCTCTAGTTATGGAGATGCGGCTAGCCAGTTAGGTGGCTTCAAAGGTCAGTATGGCGACGAAGTTTGGGCTTTACAGTACTAA
- a CDS encoding DUF4249 domain-containing protein has translation MIRVKKHIILCLVGLIYSSCIDPIDLDLDTGESHLVVYGWITNEVMPYEIKLSESNGYSDQSGYPAVLGAEVYVTDHVGNRYDFNEIPGTGKYQSDPVNFVGSPGSIYQLTVLHNQERYSSTPEEMPALSTAEDAFVNFIADPADFEIDPEDENFFLSAFVDDDSATANYYRWKVYVNGELRNSPEELVLFDDQFTNGNKFKFDAGNVLFTQSDEAHFQHMSLSKGAFDYYNNLKEQISNSTLSPRVLPGIVEGNMANLDDSDELVLGYFGASEVSIVYVGQ, from the coding sequence TTGATCAGAGTCAAAAAACATATAATCCTATGTTTAGTTGGTTTGATCTATTCCTCATGTATTGACCCTATTGATTTGGATTTGGATACAGGGGAGTCTCACTTGGTTGTCTATGGTTGGATTACAAACGAGGTGATGCCTTATGAAATTAAACTCTCGGAGAGCAACGGTTATTCTGATCAATCAGGCTATCCTGCTGTGTTAGGAGCTGAAGTATATGTAACTGATCATGTGGGCAATAGATATGATTTTAACGAGATACCTGGTACAGGAAAGTATCAATCTGACCCTGTGAATTTTGTAGGATCACCGGGATCAATCTACCAACTGACGGTTTTGCACAATCAAGAAAGATATTCCTCGACTCCGGAGGAAATGCCTGCACTGAGTACAGCGGAAGATGCGTTTGTTAATTTTATAGCCGATCCTGCTGATTTTGAAATTGACCCCGAAGATGAAAATTTCTTCCTTTCAGCTTTTGTTGATGATGATTCAGCTACAGCTAATTACTATAGGTGGAAGGTTTATGTTAATGGTGAATTGCGTAATAGCCCTGAGGAGTTAGTATTGTTTGACGATCAATTTACCAATGGGAATAAATTTAAATTTGATGCTGGAAATGTACTCTTCACTCAATCCGATGAAGCTCATTTTCAGCATATGTCGCTGTCTAAAGGGGCATTTGATTATTATAACAATCTTAAAGAGCAAATTAGCAACTCCACTTTGAGCCCTAGAGTTTTACCTGGGATTGTCGAAGGAAACATGGCTAACCTCGATGATTCGGATGAACTTGTTCTCGGCTATTTTGGTGCTTCAGAGGTGTCGATCGTATATGTGGGTCAATGA
- a CDS encoding TonB-dependent receptor, which translates to MIKIAFVSLDSLDQVIVRKFICALLTLLICMSELYAQESILDRRVILYKKKYKTKDILESLLPEQGVKVAYHDNIIPLKKEIEFGKTKETDVKDILSRICHNENLDYAYLNGQLMIRYYDRPENEYKYSISGLVEDAASGEALIGATVYIKNIETGLATNGYGFYAFTLPKGKYDLIVSFIGYHPISHAIELNKDFQFNFQLIENSVQLDNVVIEEQELFDIKAQNVLLSSNKLDMEMAGQIPYIAEVDVFQSSMLLPGISNVGEGVSGVNVRGSASDANLIMLDEAVIYNSNHFFGLVSVFNPDAVKDVEILKGDLPAKYGGRTSSVMHIRQREGNENEFHLSGGLGLITSRIMFEGPILDGNANYLLSARSTFWDLILRNTKSPTLANSRVSFQDINTKIKFNVNNKNKIYFSGYFGADANQFGIDALQKWGNRVLSVRWNKIHRGKHFMNVTSYFSQYEYRVIEESESADFVGTSRVSDLAVKFDMTSYYNPRNIFEYGGDVVAHMMNPGERVPGIGSSENFVKLNNELGLEPSVYLTNERHLGDFSLSIGARYSGFYNTGKSDVYIYEAGQEKLLETRVDTISAGDKEARTFYHNLLPRLSLKYQLNPNMSLKVGHFASVQYMHLLSNTLSPASSDLWQISGKYLLPTTMHQTTIGLYQYVNRFDMDISLEFYYRKIQDVVDYKNGADLLFNESIETEILIGKERAFGMELFLKKKFGKLTGWLGYTLSRSERQVDGELKAERINNGEFFPTNYDRTHDVAITGIYQLTPHLSLSSSFVYYTGKPFSFPTSKYEIDGLQVPHHPNRNLDRLSEYHRLDIAATLNLKKTRKNGKERRAESSWVFSIYNVYARRNAQTYYFRESEEQPGVSVVEKLSVLGTMIPSVTYNFRF; encoded by the coding sequence TTGATCAAAATTGCATTTGTCTCGTTAGATAGTTTGGATCAAGTCATTGTTAGAAAATTCATCTGTGCCTTGCTTACCCTTCTGATTTGCATGTCAGAATTGTATGCGCAAGAAAGTATCCTAGACAGGAGGGTGATCCTCTATAAGAAAAAGTACAAAACCAAGGATATACTTGAGTCACTACTGCCGGAGCAAGGAGTCAAAGTGGCCTATCACGATAATATCATTCCGTTAAAAAAGGAAATTGAATTTGGAAAGACCAAGGAGACTGATGTAAAGGATATCTTGTCAAGAATATGCCACAATGAAAATTTAGATTATGCTTATTTGAATGGTCAATTGATGATTAGATATTATGATCGTCCGGAAAACGAGTACAAATACTCCATAAGTGGTTTGGTTGAAGACGCAGCGTCTGGTGAAGCACTTATCGGGGCCACAGTTTATATTAAGAACATAGAGACAGGCTTGGCTACAAACGGTTACGGTTTTTATGCTTTTACTCTGCCTAAAGGAAAGTATGATTTGATTGTTTCTTTTATTGGTTATCACCCAATCAGTCATGCTATTGAATTAAATAAAGATTTTCAATTCAATTTTCAGTTAATTGAAAATTCAGTTCAGCTCGATAATGTGGTAATAGAAGAGCAAGAGTTGTTTGATATTAAAGCTCAAAACGTTCTATTGAGCTCTAACAAACTGGATATGGAAATGGCTGGGCAGATTCCGTACATTGCAGAAGTAGATGTTTTTCAAAGTTCGATGTTATTGCCCGGTATCTCAAATGTAGGGGAGGGAGTTTCTGGGGTAAATGTAAGGGGAAGTGCTTCTGATGCCAACCTAATCATGCTTGACGAAGCTGTGATTTACAATTCCAATCACTTTTTTGGCTTGGTATCCGTTTTTAATCCGGATGCAGTAAAGGATGTCGAGATACTAAAGGGCGATTTACCAGCCAAATATGGTGGACGTACGTCTTCGGTTATGCACATCAGACAAAGAGAAGGTAACGAGAACGAATTTCACCTTTCTGGTGGATTGGGTCTAATTACAAGTCGAATCATGTTTGAGGGTCCGATTTTAGATGGTAATGCCAATTACCTACTGTCAGCTCGAAGTACTTTTTGGGATTTGATTTTAAGGAATACTAAAAGCCCGACATTAGCGAATAGTCGGGTGAGTTTTCAAGACATTAACACGAAGATTAAGTTTAATGTTAACAACAAAAACAAAATTTACTTTTCCGGATATTTTGGTGCTGATGCTAATCAATTTGGGATTGATGCTTTACAAAAATGGGGTAATAGAGTGTTGTCTGTAAGATGGAATAAAATTCATCGGGGCAAGCACTTTATGAATGTAACTTCATATTTCAGTCAATATGAGTATCGGGTAATCGAGGAAAGCGAGTCGGCAGATTTTGTGGGAACGTCGAGAGTTTCTGATTTGGCCGTGAAATTTGATATGACCTCTTATTATAACCCGAGAAATATATTTGAATATGGAGGTGATGTGGTTGCTCATATGATGAACCCCGGCGAGCGTGTTCCAGGGATCGGGTCATCGGAGAATTTTGTTAAGCTGAACAATGAATTAGGCTTGGAACCATCCGTTTACCTGACCAATGAAAGACATTTAGGTGATTTTTCACTTTCTATTGGCGCTCGTTATTCAGGGTTTTATAATACAGGGAAGTCAGATGTATATATCTATGAAGCTGGCCAAGAAAAGTTATTAGAAACTCGTGTGGACACGATTTCTGCTGGAGATAAAGAAGCAAGAACCTTTTATCATAATTTGCTACCAAGACTATCTTTGAAATATCAACTCAATCCGAACATGTCGTTAAAGGTGGGCCACTTTGCATCTGTTCAATATATGCACTTGCTATCTAATACCTTGTCACCAGCATCTTCAGACCTTTGGCAAATTAGTGGAAAATACCTCTTGCCGACGACCATGCACCAAACTACAATCGGACTTTACCAATATGTCAATCGGTTTGATATGGATATATCATTGGAGTTCTATTATCGGAAAATACAGGATGTGGTAGATTATAAAAATGGAGCTGATTTACTTTTTAACGAATCCATAGAAACTGAAATCCTAATCGGTAAGGAACGAGCCTTTGGAATGGAACTTTTCCTAAAAAAGAAATTTGGGAAATTAACGGGGTGGCTAGGGTATACTTTATCTAGATCAGAACGACAGGTCGACGGCGAGCTAAAAGCAGAGAGGATTAACAATGGGGAATTTTTCCCGACCAATTACGATAGAACGCATGATGTGGCCATCACAGGTATTTATCAGTTGACTCCTCATTTATCCTTGTCCTCAAGCTTTGTTTATTATACAGGGAAACCATTTTCTTTCCCAACTTCAAAATATGAAATTGATGGATTGCAGGTGCCTCATCATCCTAACCGAAATTTGGATCGCTTGTCAGAGTATCATCGTTTGGATATCGCGGCCACACTCAACTTGAAAAAAACAAGAAAGAATGGCAAAGAGCGTAGGGCAGAAAGCAGCTGGGTGTTTTCCATCTATAATGTTTATGCAAGAAGAAATGCTCAGACCTACTATTTTCGTGAAAGTGAAGAGCAACCCGGAGTGTCTGTAGTAGAAAAACTATCGGTATTAGGAACTATGATTCCTTCAGTAACATATAATTTTAGGTTTTGA